The stretch of DNA ACGCACAAGGCGCCATTGTGGGACTTCATGGAACACGTGAAGACAAGCTTAAAGAAGTGGCAGCAGAATTAGGACAGAATGTTTTTGTGTTTCCCGCTAATCTTTCTGAACGTCAATCGATTAAACAATTGGCTGAAGTTGCAGAAAAAGAAATGGATGGTGTTGATATTTTGGTCAATAATGCGGGAATCACCAGGGATGGTCTTTTTGTGCGTATGCAAGATAAAGATTGGGATGATGTTTTAGAAGTTAACCTAACAGCTGCTTCTCTTTTGACGCGTGAATTAACACATTCTATGATGCGTCGTCGTTATGGAAGGATTATTAATATTACATCAGTTGTTGGTGTTGTGGGAAATCCTGGACAAACGAATTATTGTGCTGCAAAAGCAGGCTTGATAGGTTTTTCTAAAGCATTGGCACAAGAAATTGCTTCGCGAAACATTACTGTCAATTGTATTGCTCCAGGATTTATTAAATCTGCCATGACAGATAAGCTTAATGAAAAGCAAAAAGAAGCCATTATGGCTGCGATTCCAATGAAGCGTATGGGGAGTGGGCAAGAAATAGCCGCTACTGCTGTTTACCTAGCGAGCGATGAAGCGGCCTATATGACAGGTCAAACGCTCCATATTAATGGTGGCATGGCAATGATTTAAGTATTTTCTTGTATTCCACATTGATTTATAAGCTGTATTATTTTAGATAGTAAGGATTAAAATGAAAAGATGCGCTATTTCTTTAACATGGTCGTTAATCAATTGATGTCAGAATATCAGATTGGTTCATTTTTTAGGGGATATCCACAGGATGTTTTAAATCATTGCTAAAATCTTTTAAAGGAATGCATCTATTGCTTGATTAGATGAGCCGGTATAGTTAACCAAATTATAGGAAAATATAAATTCGAGGATTTCAATATGAGTGATACAGTAGAGCGCGTTAAAAAAATTATTGTGGAACATCTTGGGGTGAATGCTGATAAAGTCGTAGAAAATGCGAGCTTTATCGATGATCTAGGGGCTGATAGCCTTGATACGGTTGAACTTGTTATGGCTTTTGAAGAAGAATTTGGTGTAGAAATCCCAGATGAAGCTGCTGAAACGATTTTCACAGTTGGTGATGCAGTCAAGTTCATTGATAAAGCTTCTGCATAATTACCAAAGGGCAAAGGCATTCATTGCTTTTGCCTGTATTCTTCGGAACTCTTTATGAAAAGAGAGCTTTGAGAGCTGAAGTTTAGTTCAAGGTTAGAAGTTATGAGACGTGTTGTTGTTACTGGTTTAGGATTGGTATCTCCATTGGCTGGTAATATTGAATATAGTTGGAAACGACTTCTTGAAGGGAGAAGTGGTGTTCGGCGTATTACTGAATTTGATGTGTCCGATTTGCCATGCCAGATTGCAGCACGTATCCCCTTAGGGGATGGAACAGAGGGGACCTATAATGCTGATTTGTATATGGAACCTAAAGAACAGCGTAAGGTTGATGCATTTATTGTTTATGCAATGGCAGCTGCTCACCAAGCGCTTGCAGATGCTGAATGGTTTCCTAAGAGTGATGAAGATCAGATTTGTACAGGGGTATTAATTGGTTCGGGGATTGGAGGGATTGAGGGCATTGTTGAGGCTGGTTATACGCTTCGGGATAAAGGTCCACGCCGTGTTTCTCCTTTTTTTATTCCAGGGCGTTTGATTAATCTTGCTTCTGGTTATGTGTCTATTCAGTATGGTTTACGGGGGCCTAATCATTCGGTTGTGACAGCTTGTTCGACAGGGGCTCATGCGATCGGTGATGCGGCACGTTTGATTATGTTCGGTGATGCAGATGTCATGGTGGCAGGGGGAACTGAATCTCCGATAAATCGGATATCTCTTGCGGGCTTTTCTGCTTGTAGAGCTCTTTCTACTTGTCGCAATGATGATCCTGAACGGGCTTCACGTCCTTATGATGCTGATCGTGATGGTTTTGTGATGGGGGAAGGAGCGGCGGTTGTTGTTTTAGAAGAGCTAGAACATGCCAGAAAACGGGGGGCACGTATTTATGCTGAGGTTATTGGCTACGGTTTATCGGGTGACGCTTACCACATTACAGCGCCTTCAGAAAGTGGTGAAGGGGCTCAGCGTAGTATGATGGCTGCTCTTAAGCGTGCACAAGTGAATGTGAGTGAACTTGATTATATTAATGCTCATGGTACATCAACGATGGCTGATTCCATAGAGTTAGCAGCTGTTGAACGTGTTTTAGGAAATTATGCACCACAAGTTTCTATGTCATCAACGAAATCCTCTATCGGGCATTTACTTGGTGCAGCCGGTGCTGCTGAGGCTATTTTTTGTGTTTTAGCTATACGGGATAATATAGCGCCAGCGACGCTTAATCTTGACAATCCATCGATTGAAACGAAAATCGATCTTGTCCCGCATAAACCACGTGAACGAAAGATCGATACGATACTTTCCAATTCTTTTGGATTTGGTGGAACAAATGCATCGTTGGTGATGAGACGTTTTAGGGGATAAGAAGTATTTTTATTTAATTTCTGCTTTTGAATTTTCACCTTTATTATAAGGTTAATGAGAAATTGTAATATTGTCCTTAATCGCTATTGAGGGGTTATGTTCTATGTGGAAAATCATTAAAGGATGTAAGTGATCCCTCTTCGAATTATTAAGCGGATAGTTAGGCATGTTAACACATAAAAAACAAAAGAAATCATCTATCGTCCGTAATCCTTTGGTTATTCTTGGTCATTTTTTTCTCATGCTGATTGTGATTATTCTTTTCGGCATAAGTATTCCTCTTTATATTGGAAAAAGTATTTTTGAAGAAAAGGGAAAAATTGAGGAAGAACAAGTTGTTCTTATCAGTCCTGGTACAGGAATTCGTGAAATTGCTTCATTGTTAGAAAAACGTGGTTTCATTCGATCATCAGATATTTTTGTTTATGGGGTTGGTTATTACAAAAACACCAGCCATCTGAAGGCTGGTGAATATTTAATTCCAGCTCATGCTTCAATGCAGGATATTATGGATATTCTTGTGAAAGGAAAATCCATTGAGTATACATTTACAGTACCAGAAGGTTTAACGGTTCAGCAAGTTTTCGATCGATTAGCGGCAAATGAAATTTTGATTGGGGATCTTCCAAAAGTTTTGCCTCCAGAGGGCTATTTGATGACGGATACTGTTCGCTTTATTCGGGGGACAACGCGTGAAGAAATTATAAACAGATTGTATGAGGGACAGAAAAAATTAATTCATGCGATATGGGCGACGCGTTCACCTGATTTACCCATTAAATCAGTTGATGAATTTGTCATATTGGCCTCAATTGTTGAGAAAGAAACAGGCGTTGCAGCAGAGAGACCAATGGTTGCTGCGGTATTTTATAACCGCCTTGTAAAGCATATGCGTCTTCAATCAGATCCAACGGTAATTTATGGTCTCTTTGAAGGAAAAGGAAAGCCATCAGGTCGTGCAATTTACCGTTCAGATCTTGAGAAGGAAACACCCTATAACACTTATAAAATTAATGGTTTACCCCCAACAGCCATTGCAAATCCAGGTCGTGATTCTTTGAAAGCAGTAGCACATCCACCAAGCAGTGATGCACTTTATTTTGTTGCTGATGGTTCAGGAGGGCATGTTTTCTCTCGAACCTTAGAGGAACATAATATGAATGTTCGCAAGTGGCGAGAATTAAAGGCAAAACATTGATTTATAATGATACTGCGTCTTTTGGCATCGTAAATGAGAGCTCCAAATGTAG from Bartonella tribocorum CIP 105476 encodes:
- the fabG gene encoding 3-oxoacyl-[acyl-carrier-protein] reductase, with product MFRLTGRKALVTGASGGIGEAIARCFHAQGAIVGLHGTREDKLKEVAAELGQNVFVFPANLSERQSIKQLAEVAEKEMDGVDILVNNAGITRDGLFVRMQDKDWDDVLEVNLTAASLLTRELTHSMMRRRYGRIINITSVVGVVGNPGQTNYCAAKAGLIGFSKALAQEIASRNITVNCIAPGFIKSAMTDKLNEKQKEAIMAAIPMKRMGSGQEIAATAVYLASDEAAYMTGQTLHINGGMAMI
- a CDS encoding acyl carrier protein, with amino-acid sequence MSDTVERVKKIIVEHLGVNADKVVENASFIDDLGADSLDTVELVMAFEEEFGVEIPDEAAETIFTVGDAVKFIDKASA
- the fabF gene encoding beta-ketoacyl-ACP synthase II, with protein sequence MRRVVVTGLGLVSPLAGNIEYSWKRLLEGRSGVRRITEFDVSDLPCQIAARIPLGDGTEGTYNADLYMEPKEQRKVDAFIVYAMAAAHQALADAEWFPKSDEDQICTGVLIGSGIGGIEGIVEAGYTLRDKGPRRVSPFFIPGRLINLASGYVSIQYGLRGPNHSVVTACSTGAHAIGDAARLIMFGDADVMVAGGTESPINRISLAGFSACRALSTCRNDDPERASRPYDADRDGFVMGEGAAVVVLEELEHARKRGARIYAEVIGYGLSGDAYHITAPSESGEGAQRSMMAALKRAQVNVSELDYINAHGTSTMADSIELAAVERVLGNYAPQVSMSSTKSSIGHLLGAAGAAEAIFCVLAIRDNIAPATLNLDNPSIETKIDLVPHKPRERKIDTILSNSFGFGGTNASLVMRRFRG